In the genome of Raphanus sativus cultivar WK10039 chromosome 4, ASM80110v3, whole genome shotgun sequence, one region contains:
- the LOC108851293 gene encoding chloroplast stem-loop binding protein of 41 kDa a, chloroplastic has protein sequence MAALSSSSLFFSSKTAIPINNLLIPPSLHRFSLPSSSSSLSSLSFSSSASLFTTHSLKSSRRSSPQGFTVKAEKKNVLIVNTNSGGHAVIGFYFAKELLSAGHAVTIMTVGEESSDKMKKTPFSRFSEIVSGGGKTVWGNPADVATVVGGETFDVVLDNNGKDLDTVRPVVDWAKSSGVKQFLFISSAGIYKSTEEPPHVEGDAVKADAGHVGVEKYLAETFANWASFRPQYMIGSGNNKDCEEWFFDRIVRDRPVPIPGSGLQLTNISHVRDLSSMLTSAVSNPEAASCNIFNCVSDRAVTLDGMAKLCAAAAGKTVEIVHYDPKAIGVDAKKAFPFRNMHFYAEPRAAKDILGWESKTNLPEDLKERYEEYVKIGRDKKEMKFELDDKILEALKTPVAA, from the exons ATGGCAGCTTTATCATCAtcctctctgtttttctcaTCCAAAACAGCTATTCCGATCAACAATCTCCTTATCCCGCCGTCTCTCCACCGCTTCTCTCTtccctcttcatcttcttccttgtcctctctctctttttcttcttctgcttctctcTTCACCACACACTCTCTGAAGAGTTCTCGAAGATCATCTCCTCAGGGATTCACCGTGAAGGCTGAGAAGAAGAATGTGCTTATAGTCAACACCAACAGCGGCGGTCACGCCGTCATTGGCTTTTACTTTGCCAAAGAGCTTCTCTCCGCCGGCCACGCCGTCACCATTATGACTGTCGGAGAAGAATCTTCTGACAAAATGAAGAAAACTCCCTTCAGCCGTTTCTCC GAAATTGTAAGCGGCGGAGGAAAGACGGTGTGGGGAAACCCAGCCGATGTTGCGACTGTGGTCGGAGGTGAAACATTCGACGTTGTTCTTGACAACAATGGCAAGGATTTGGATACTGTCAG GCCAGTGGTGGATTGGGCTAAAAGCTCAGGCGTGAAGCAGTTCTTGTTTATAAGCAGCGCAGGGATCTACAAGTCCACCGAAGAACCTCCTCACGTTGAAGGG GACGCAGTGAAAGCCGACGCAGGTCATGTTGGAGTGGAGAAGTACTTAGCTGAAACTTTTGCCAACTGGGCCTCCTTTCGACCACAGTACATGATCGGCTCTGGCAACAACAAAGACTGCGAAGAATGGTTCTTCGACA GGATTGTGAGGGATAGACCAGTGCCAATCCCCGGATCAGGATTGCAGCTAACCAACATATCTCACGTGAGAGACTTGTCTTCCATGCTCACTTCAGCTGTGTCCAACCCTGAGGCTGCCTCCTGCAACATCTTCAACTGCGTTAGTGACAGAGCCGTCACTCTTGACGGTATGGCCAAGCTCTGTGCTGCTGCTGCTGGCAAAACCGTTGAGATCGTGCATTACGACCCTAAAGCCATTGGGGTTGACGCCAAGAAGGCTTTTCCATTCCGAAACATG CATTTCTACGCGGAACCAAGAGCAGCAAAGGATATATTAGGGTGGGAAAGTAAAACGAATCTACCAGAAGATCTCAAGGAGAGATATGAGGAGTATGTTAAGATTGGCAGAGACAAGAAGGAGATGAAGTTTGAATTAGATGACAAGATACTCGAAGCCCTCAAAACTCCAGTCGCCGCTTAA
- the LOC108854414 gene encoding chloroplast stem-loop binding protein of 41 kDa a, chloroplastic, with amino-acid sequence MAALSSSSLFFSSKTAIPINNLTLIPTSLQRFSLPSSSSSFSSLSSSSSSSSASLFTTHSLKSSRRSSPQGFTVKAEKKNVLIVNTNSGGHAVIGFYFAKELLSAGHAVTIMTVGEESSDKMKKTPFSRFSEIVSGGGKTVWGNPADVAIVVGGETFDVVLDNNGKDLDTVRPVVDWAKSSGVKQFLFISSAGIYKSTEEPPHVEGDAVKADAGHVGVEKYLAETFANWASFRPQYMIGSGNNKDCEEWFFDRIVRDRPVPIPGSGLQLTNISHVRDLSSMLTSAVSNPEAASCNIFNCVSDRAVTLDGMAKLCAAAAGKTVEIVHYDPKAIGVDAKKAFPFRNMHFYAEPRAAKDILGWESKTNLPEDLKERYEEYVKIGRDKKEMKFELDDKILEALKTPVAA; translated from the exons ATGGCAGCTTTATCATCAtcctctctgtttttctcaTCCAAAACAGCTATTCCCATCAATAATCTAACCCTCATCCCGACGTCTCTCCAGCGCTTCTCTCTTccctcatcatcttcttccttttcctctctctcttcttcttcttcttcttcttctgcttctctcTTCACCACACACTCTCTGAAGAGTTCTCGAAGATCATCTCCTCAGGGATTCACCGTGAAGGCTGAGAAGAAGAATGTGCTTATAGTCAACACCAACAGCGGTGGTCACGCCGTCATTGGCTTTTACTTTGCCAAAGAGCTTCTCTCCGCCGGCCACGCCGTCACCATTATGACTGTCGGAGAAGAATCTTCTGACAAAATGAAGAAAACTCCCTTCAGCCGTTTCTCT GAAATTGTAAGCGGCGGAGGAAAGACGGTGTGGGGAAACCCAGCCGATGTAGCGATTGTGGTCGGAGGTGAAACATTCGACGTTGTTCTTGACAACAATGGCAAGGACTTGGATACTGTCAG GCCAGTGGTGGATTGGGCTAAAAGCTCAGGCGTGAAGCAGTTCTTGTTCATAAGCAGCGCAGGGATCTACAAGTCCACCGAAGAACCTCCTCACGTTGAAGGG GACGCAGTGAAAGCCGACGCAGGTCACGTTGGAGTTGAGAAGTACTTAGCTGAAACTTTTGCCAACTGGGCCTCCTTTCGACCACAGTACATGATCGGCTCTGGCAACAACAAAGACTGCGAAGAATGGTTCTTCGACA GGATTGTGAGGGATAGACCAGTGCCAATCCCAGGATCAGGATTGCAGCTAACCAACATATCTCACGTGAGAGACTTGTCTTCCATGCTCACTTCAGCTGTGTCCAACCCTGAGGCTGCCTCCTGCAACATCTTCAACTGCGTTAGTGACAGAGCCGTCACTCTTGACGGTATGGCCAAGCTCTGTGCCGCTGCTGCTGGCAAAACCGTTGAGATCGTGCATTACGACCCTAAAGCCATTGGGGTTGACGCCAAGAAGGCTTTTCCATTCCGAAACatg CATTTCTACGCGGAACCAAGAGCAGCAAAGGATATATTAGGGTGGGAAAGTAAAACGAATCTACCAGAAGATCTCAAGGAGAGATATGAGGAGTATGTTAAGATTGGCAGAGACAAGAAGGAGATGAAGTTTGAATTAGATGACAAGATACTCGAAGCCCTCAAAACTCCAGTCGCCGCTTAA
- the LOC130511783 gene encoding RAN GTPase-activating protein 1-like — protein MDHRSVKTTTPTVITVKMWPPSKSTRLMLVERMTNNLSTPSIFSRKYGLLTPQQAQQDANRIEDLAFSSANKHFQNQPDGDDGTSAVQIYAKESSKLMLQAIKRGPKGRLFDLSGGRRAFIDEAEARELLRPLADPTNNSYTKIRFTNRSFGSEAAKIAVTVLSSIKHQLREVDLSDFVAGRPEAEAIEVMNMFSSALEGSKLRYLDLSDNALGEKGIRAFASLIKSQRDLEELYLMNDGISEDAARAVRELLPSTAKIRVLQFHNNMTGDEGAVAIAEIVNNCPCLEDFRCSSTRIGSEGGVALAEALESCGRLKKLDLRDNMFGVEGGIALGMSLSVLSELTEIYMSYLNLEDEGTEALSEALINSAPSLRVLELAGNDITVESTGKLADCIASKQCLSKLNLSENELKDEGTVLIAKALDEGHDQLAEVDMSTNMMRRAGARALAQTVLKKQSFKLLNINGNFISEEGVDEVNDMFKDSPDKLGLLDDNDPDGEEDFEDEDEEEDSELEAKLGGLKIKQEEE, from the coding sequence ATGGATCATCGTTCAGTTAAAACCACTACACCAACGGTTATAACAGTGAAGATGTGGCCACCGAGTAAGAGCACACGCCTGATGCTCGTGGAACGCATGACCAACAACTTATCAACACCTTCCATCTTCTCCCGTAAGTACGGTCTTCTGACTCCTCAACAGGCCCAGCAAGACGCCAACCGCATCGAAGACCTCGCTTTCTCCTCTGCCAACAAACACTTCCAGAACCAGCCCGATGGCGACGACGGCACATCTGCTGTTCAGATCTACGCCAAAGAATCCAGCAAGCTTATGCTCCAAGCCATCAAACGTGGTCCGAAGGGTAGATTGTTTGATTTATCAGGTGGACGTAGAGCCTTCATCGATGAAGCCGAGGCGCGCGAGCTTCTGAGGCCTTTGGCTGATCCAACTAATAACTCTTACACCAAGATCCGTTTTACGAACCGTAGCTTCGGATCCGAAGCTGCCAAAATTGCTGTTACCGTTCTGTCTTCCATCAAGCATCAGCTGAGGGAAGTTGATCTCTCCGATTTCGTGGCGGGAAGACCAGAGGCGGAAGCAATCGAAGTGATGAACATGTTTTCGTCTGCCTTGGAAGGATCCAAGCTTAGGTATTTGGATCTATCCGACAACGCATTGGGTGAGAAAGGGATCCGAGCGTTTGCGTCACTCATCAAGTCTCAGCGTGACTTGGAGGAGCTTTATCTGATGAACGACGGCATCTCCGAGGACGCTGCGAGAGCCGTTCGCGAGCTGCTTCCTTCTACTGCCAAAATCAGGGTTCTCCAGTTTCATAACAACATGACTGGAGACGAAGGAGCCGTTGCCATTGCTGAGATTGTGAACAACTGTCCTTGTTTGGAAGATTTCAGGTGTTCTTCTACGAGGATTGGTTCCGAAGGAGGTGTTGCGCTTGCTGAGGCGCTTGAGTCTTGTGGACGGTTGAAGAAGCTTGATCTCCGTGACAACATGTTTGGAGTCGAAGGTGGGATTGCTCTGGGAATGAGTTTATCGGTGTTGAGTGAGTTAACTGAGATCTATATGAGTTATTTGAACTTGGAGGATGAGGGAACAGAGGCGCTTTCCGAAGCTCTTATCAACTCTGCTCCTTCTCTTCGAGTTCTTGAATTGGCTGGGAATGATATTACCGTGGAATCCACTGGGAAACTGGCAGATTGCATCGCCTCTAAACAGTGTCTTTCGAAGCTGAATTTATCTGAGAATGAGCTCAAGGACGAAGGGACTGTCTTAATCGCAAAGGCGCTTGATGAAGGTCATGACCAGTTGGCTGAAGTTGACATGAGCACCaatatgatgagaagagctggggcAAGAGCCTTGGCGCAAACTGTTTTGAAGAAACAGAGTTTCAAGCTTCTGAATATTAATGGAAACTTCATATCTGAGGAAGGTGTGGACGAGGTGAATGACATGTTTAAGGACTCCCCGGACAAGCTTGGTCTTTTGGATGATAATGACCCTGACGGTGAAGAAGATTTTGAAgatgaagacgaagaagaagacagtGAACTGGAAGCAAAGCTCGGAGGACTGAAAATCAAGCAAGAGGAGGAATAG
- the LOC108854412 gene encoding mitochondrial Rho GTPase 2 isoform X3, whose protein sequence is MLGGFGGKSSSGGGRKSLRVAVAGDKGTGKSSLISAVASETFPDNVPRVLPPTTLPADAYPDYIPITIIDTPSRIKLIEEFRKADVVILTYACDQPPTLDRLSSYWLPELRRLQIKAPVIVVGCKLDLRDERSPVKLEDIMAPIMKEYREIETCIECSALTLIQAPDVFYYALKAVLHPTFPLFDQEKQCLKPRLRRAVQRIFNFCDQDLDGVLNDAELNDFQVNCFGAPLDPVELMGVKRVVQERQPDGVTDLGLTLPGFLFLFSLFIERGRPETAWAILRKFGYNDSLELNTELLPLPAKHSPDQSIELTNETMDFLRGFFQLYDLDNDGALRPDELDDLFKTAPDSPWLEAPYKDAAEKTPSGKLTINGFLSEWALMTLLDPRKTLANLIYVGYGHDPASTFSVTRKRSVDRKKQRTERNVFQCFVFGPKKSGKSAILDSFIGRKFSDSYKATVGERYVANVVDQPGGCKKTLILREIPEDRVKKFLANKEALAACDVAVVVYDSSDVYSWRKAREMLMEVARKGEESGYGTPCVLVAAKDDLDAYPMSVQESDRVCMELGIDIPVSVSMKDDERNSLFRKIVSTAENPHMSVPETESGRRSKNIRQVVNSSLLFVSVGTALGFAGLAAYRAYSARKNA, encoded by the exons ATGCTAGGTGGATTTGGAGGAAAGTCATCTTCGGGAGGAGGCCGTAAAAGCCTCCGAGTCGCCGTCGCTGGCGACAAAGGAACCGGGAAATCGAGCCTGATCTCGGCCGTCGCCTCCGAAACATTCCCGGATAACGTCCCGCGCGTCCTTCCTCCAACAACTCTCCCCGCAGACGCTTACCCTGACTATATACCTATCACCATCATCGACACTCCCTCAAG GATAAAGCTGATTGAAGAATTCAGGAAGGCTGATGTGGTGATTCTGACATATGCCTGTGACCAGCCTCCCACTCTTGATCGCTTGAGCTCTTACTGGCTCCCTGAGCTCCGCCGTTTACAG ATCAAAGCACCAGTGATTGTAGTGGGCTGCAAGCTTGATTTACGAGATGAACGCTCTCCTGTGAAACTTGAGGATATTATGGCCCCTATCATGAAGGAGTACCGAGAAATTGAAACCTGTATTGAGTGTTCTGCATTAACCCTTATTCAG gCCCCTGATGTCTTCTACTATGCATTGAAAGCAGTACTTCATCCAACATTTCCTTTGTTTGATCAAGAAAAGCAGTGTTTGAAACCTCGCCTCCGCAGGGCTGTTCAAAGAATATTCAACTTTTGCGATCAAGATTTGGATGGTGTCCTTAATGACGCTGAGTTAAATGATTTTCAG GTAAACTGTTTTGGCGCCCCACTTGACCCTGTTGAGCTCATGGGAGTTAAGAGAGTTGTACAAGAAAGACAACCAGATGGAGTAACTGATCTTGGTCTTACACTTCCGggttttctatttcttttttcacTATTTATCGAGAGAGGTCGCCCTGAGACAGCATGGGCTATCCTACGGAAATTTGGTTACAATGATTCTTTGGAACTCAACACCGAGTTACTACCACTTCCAGCAAAGCATTCTCCTGATcag AGCATCGAGCTAACAAATGAAACTATGGACTTTCTGAGGGGATTCTTCCAGTTGTATGACCTTGATAAT GATGGAGCCTTACGGCCAGATGAGCTAGATGATTTGTTTAAAACAGCTCCGGATAG TCCTTGGCTCGAGGCTCCATATAAAGATGCCGCAGAGAAAACACCGAGCGGAAAGTTGACAATCAATGGGTTTCTGTCTGAG TGGGCTCTAATGACGCTACTAGATCCTCGGAAAACTTTGGCAAACCTGATATATGTCGGATATGGTCACGATCCAGCTTCAACATTTTCTGTTACTAGGAAAAGATCAGTGGATCGAAAGAAGCAGCGAACAGAAAGGAATGTGTTTCAGTGCTTTGTATTTGGCCCTAAGAAATCTGGAAAGTCTGCGATCCTCGATTCTTTCATAGGGAG GAAATTTTCGGACAGCTATAAGGCAACAGTGGGTGAACGATATGTAGCAAATGTCGTTGATCAGCCTGGG GGATGTAAGAAAACGCTCATTCTGAGGGAAATACCAGAAGACAGAGTGAAAAAGTTTCTGGCGAATAAGGAAGCGTTGGCAGCATGTGATGTTGCTGTGGTTGTATATGACAG TTCGGATGTATACTCATGGAGAAAAGCAAGAGAAATGTTGATGGAGGTAGCAAGGAAGGGAGAAGAGAGTGGTTATGGGACACCATGTGTTCTGGTAGCGGCGAAAGATGATTTGGATGCATATCCAATGTCGGTGCAAGAGTCTGATAGG GTTTGCATGGAATTGGGAATAGACATACCAGTGTCGGTAAGCATGAAAGATGATGAAAGGAATAGTCTGTTCAGGAAAATAGTGAGTACAGCAGAGAACCCTCACATGAGCGTGCCGGAGACGGAGTCgggaagaagaagcaagaaTATACGCCAAGTCGTGAATAGCTCACTTCTATTCGTCTCag TGGGTACAGCTCTTGGTTTTGCCGGATTGGCAGCGTACCGTGCATATTCCGCAAGGAAGAATGCGTGA
- the LOC108854412 gene encoding mitochondrial Rho GTPase 2 isoform X2 has protein sequence MLGGFGGKSSSGGGRKSLRVAVAGDKGTGKSSLISAVASETFPDNVPRVLPPTTLPADAYPDYIPITIIDTPSSIDNRIKLIEEFRKADVVILTYACDQPPTLDRLSSYWLPELRRLQIKAPVIVVGCKLDLRDERSPVKLEDIMAPIMKEYREIETCIECSALTLIQAPDVFYYALKAVLHPTFPLFDQEKQCLKPRLRRAVQRIFNFCDQDLDGVLNDAELNDFQVNCFGAPLDPVELMGVKRVVQERQPDGVTDLGLTLPGFLFLFSLFIERGRPETAWAILRKFGYNDSLELNTELLPLPAKHSPDQSIELTNETMDFLRGFFQLYDLDNDGALRPDELDDLFKTAPDSPWLEAPYKDAAEKTPSGKLTINGFLSEWALMTLLDPRKTLANLIYVGYGHDPASTFSVTRKRSVDRKKQRTERNVFQCFVFGPKKSGKSAILDSFIGRKFSDSYKATVGERYVANVVDQPGGCKKTLILREIPEDRVKKFLANKEALAACDVAVVVYDSSDVYSWRKAREMLMEVARKGEESGYGTPCVLVAAKDDLDAYPMSVQESDRVCMELGIDIPVSVSMKDDERNSLFRKIVSTAENPHMSVPETESGRRSKNIRQVVNSSLLFVSVGTALGFAGLAAYRAYSARKNA, from the exons ATGCTAGGTGGATTTGGAGGAAAGTCATCTTCGGGAGGAGGCCGTAAAAGCCTCCGAGTCGCCGTCGCTGGCGACAAAGGAACCGGGAAATCGAGCCTGATCTCGGCCGTCGCCTCCGAAACATTCCCGGATAACGTCCCGCGCGTCCTTCCTCCAACAACTCTCCCCGCAGACGCTTACCCTGACTATATACCTATCACCATCATCGACACTCCCTCAAG TATTGACAATAGGATAAAGCTGATTGAAGAATTCAGGAAGGCTGATGTGGTGATTCTGACATATGCCTGTGACCAGCCTCCCACTCTTGATCGCTTGAGCTCTTACTGGCTCCCTGAGCTCCGCCGTTTACAG ATCAAAGCACCAGTGATTGTAGTGGGCTGCAAGCTTGATTTACGAGATGAACGCTCTCCTGTGAAACTTGAGGATATTATGGCCCCTATCATGAAGGAGTACCGAGAAATTGAAACCTGTATTGAGTGTTCTGCATTAACCCTTATTCAG gCCCCTGATGTCTTCTACTATGCATTGAAAGCAGTACTTCATCCAACATTTCCTTTGTTTGATCAAGAAAAGCAGTGTTTGAAACCTCGCCTCCGCAGGGCTGTTCAAAGAATATTCAACTTTTGCGATCAAGATTTGGATGGTGTCCTTAATGACGCTGAGTTAAATGATTTTCAG GTAAACTGTTTTGGCGCCCCACTTGACCCTGTTGAGCTCATGGGAGTTAAGAGAGTTGTACAAGAAAGACAACCAGATGGAGTAACTGATCTTGGTCTTACACTTCCGggttttctatttcttttttcacTATTTATCGAGAGAGGTCGCCCTGAGACAGCATGGGCTATCCTACGGAAATTTGGTTACAATGATTCTTTGGAACTCAACACCGAGTTACTACCACTTCCAGCAAAGCATTCTCCTGATcag AGCATCGAGCTAACAAATGAAACTATGGACTTTCTGAGGGGATTCTTCCAGTTGTATGACCTTGATAAT GATGGAGCCTTACGGCCAGATGAGCTAGATGATTTGTTTAAAACAGCTCCGGATAG TCCTTGGCTCGAGGCTCCATATAAAGATGCCGCAGAGAAAACACCGAGCGGAAAGTTGACAATCAATGGGTTTCTGTCTGAG TGGGCTCTAATGACGCTACTAGATCCTCGGAAAACTTTGGCAAACCTGATATATGTCGGATATGGTCACGATCCAGCTTCAACATTTTCTGTTACTAGGAAAAGATCAGTGGATCGAAAGAAGCAGCGAACAGAAAGGAATGTGTTTCAGTGCTTTGTATTTGGCCCTAAGAAATCTGGAAAGTCTGCGATCCTCGATTCTTTCATAGGGAG GAAATTTTCGGACAGCTATAAGGCAACAGTGGGTGAACGATATGTAGCAAATGTCGTTGATCAGCCTGGG GGATGTAAGAAAACGCTCATTCTGAGGGAAATACCAGAAGACAGAGTGAAAAAGTTTCTGGCGAATAAGGAAGCGTTGGCAGCATGTGATGTTGCTGTGGTTGTATATGACAG TTCGGATGTATACTCATGGAGAAAAGCAAGAGAAATGTTGATGGAGGTAGCAAGGAAGGGAGAAGAGAGTGGTTATGGGACACCATGTGTTCTGGTAGCGGCGAAAGATGATTTGGATGCATATCCAATGTCGGTGCAAGAGTCTGATAGG GTTTGCATGGAATTGGGAATAGACATACCAGTGTCGGTAAGCATGAAAGATGATGAAAGGAATAGTCTGTTCAGGAAAATAGTGAGTACAGCAGAGAACCCTCACATGAGCGTGCCGGAGACGGAGTCgggaagaagaagcaagaaTATACGCCAAGTCGTGAATAGCTCACTTCTATTCGTCTCag TGGGTACAGCTCTTGGTTTTGCCGGATTGGCAGCGTACCGTGCATATTCCGCAAGGAAGAATGCGTGA
- the LOC108854412 gene encoding mitochondrial Rho GTPase 2 isoform X1, whose protein sequence is MLGGFGGKSSSGGGRKSLRVAVAGDKGTGKSSLISAVASETFPDNVPRVLPPTTLPADAYPDYIPITIIDTPSSIDNRIKLIEEFRKADVVILTYACDQPPTLDRLSSYWLPELRRLQIKAPVIVVGCKLDLRDERSPVKLEDIMAPIMKEYREIETCIECSALTLIQAPDVFYYALKAVLHPTFPLFDQEKQCLKPRLRRAVQRIFNFCDQDLDGVLNDAELNDFQVNCFGAPLDPVELMGVKRVVQERQPDGVTDLGLTLPGFLFLFSLFIERGRPETAWAILRKFGYNDSLELNTELLPLPAKHSPDQSIELTNETMDFLRGFFQLYDLDNDGALRPDELDDLFKTAPDSPWLEAPYKDAAEKTPGGKLTINGFLSEWALMTLLDPRKTLANLIYIGYGHDPASTFSVTRKRSVDRKKQRTERNVFQCFVFGPKKSGKSAILDSFLGRKFSDSYKATVGERYVANVVDQPGGCKKTLILREIPEDRVKKFLANKEALAACDVAVVVYDSSDVYSWRKAREMLMEIARKGEESGYGTPCVLVAAKDDLDAYPMSVQESDRVCMELGIDIPVSVSMKDDERNSLFRKIVSTAENPHMSVPETESGRRSKNIRQVVNSSLLFVSVGTALGFAGLAAYRAYSARKNA, encoded by the exons ATGCTAGGTGGATTTGGAGGAAAGTCATCTTCGGGAGGAGGCCGTAAAAGCCTCCGAGTCGCCGTCGCTGGCGACAAAGGAACCGGGAAATCGAGCCTGATCTCGGCCGTCGCCTCCGAAACATTCCCGGATAACGTCCCGCGCGTCCTTCCTCCAACAACTCTCCCCGCAGACGCTTACCCTGACTATATACCTATCACCATCATCGACACTCCCTCAAG TATTGACAATAGGATAAAGCTGATTGAAGAATTCAGGAAGGCTGATGTGGTGATTCTGACATATGCCTGTGACCAGCCTCCCACTCTTGATCGCTTGAGCTCTTACTGGCTCCCTGAGCTCCGCCGTTTACAG ATCAAAGCACCAGTGATTGTAGTGGGCTGCAAGCTTGATTTACGAGATGAACGCTCTCCTGTGAAACTTGAGGATATTATGGCCCCTATCATGAAGGAGTACCGAGAAATTGAAACCTGTATTGAGTGTTCTGCATTAACCCTTATTCAG gCCCCTGATGTCTTCTACTATGCATTGAAAGCAGTACTTCATCCAACATTTCCTTTGTTTGATCAAGAAAAGCAGTGTTTGAAACCTCGCCTCCGCAGGGCTGTTCAAAGAATATTCAACTTTTGCGATCAAGATTTGGATGGTGTCCTTAATGACGCTGAGTTAAATGATTTTCAG GTAAATTGTTTTGGCGCCCCACTCGACCCTGTTGAGCTCATGGGAGTCAAGAGAGTTGTACAAGAAAGACAACCAGATGGAGTAACTGATCTTGGTCTTACACTTCCgggtttcctttttcttttttccctATTTATCGAGAGAGGTCGCCCTGAGACAGCATGGGCTATCCTACGGAAATTTGGTTACAATGATTCTTTGGAACTCAACACCGAGTTACTACCACTTCCAGCAAAGCATTCTCCTGATCAG AGCATCGAGCTAACAAATGAAACTATGGACTTTCTGAGGGGATTCTTCCAGTTGTATGACCTTGATAAT GATGGAGCCTTACGGCCAGATGAGCTAGATGATTTGTTTAAAACAGCTCCAGATAG TCCTTGGCTTGAGGCTCCCTATAAAGATGCCGCAGAGAAAACACCGGGCGGAAAGTTGACAATCAATGGGTTTCTGTCTGAG TGGGCTCTAATGACGCTACTAGATCCTCGGAAAACTTTGGCAAACCTGATATATATAGGATATGGTCACGATCCAGCTTCAACATTTTCTGTTACTAGGAAAAGATCAGTGGATCGTAAGAAGCAGCGAACAGAAAGGAATGTGTTTCAGTGCTTTGTATTTGGCCCTAAGAAATCTGGAAAGTCTGCGATCCTCGATTCTTTCTTAGGGAG GAAATTTTCGGACAGCTATAAGGCAACAGTGGGTGAACGATATGTAGCAAATGTCGTTGATCAGCCTGGG GGATGTAAGAAAACGCTCATTCTGAGGGAAATACCAGAAGACAGAGTGAAAAAGTTTCTGGCGAATAAGGAAGCGTTGGCAGCATGTGATGTTGCTGTGGTTGTATATGACAG TTCGGATGTATACTCATGGAGAAAAGCGAGAGAAATGTTGATGGAGATAGCAAGGAAGGGAGAGGAGAGCGGTTATGGGACACCTTGTGTTCTGGTAGCGGCGAAAGATGATTTGGATGCATATCCAATGTCGGTGCAGGAGTCCGATAGG GTTTGCATGGAATTGGGAATAGACATACCAGTGTCGGTAAGCATGAAAGATGATGAAAGGAATAGTCTGTTCAGGAAAATAGTGAGTACAGCAGAGAACCCTCACATGAGCGTGCCGGAGACGGAGTCGGGAAGAAGAAGTAAGAATATACGCCAAGTCGTGAATAGCTCACTTCTTTTCGTCTCAg TGGGTACAGCTCTTGGTTTTGCCGGATTGGCAGCGTACCGTGCATATTCCGCAAGGAAGAATGCTTGA
- the LOC108854415 gene encoding fatty-acid-binding protein 1 has product MVSFRFPFSFSQPSLPKPPRATSSSSRFSVSAVAVTLTVGAAAAGAAVAASRNPRHPILDWVFSSHPSSLLPWGSMTLADSSSESIAEPKTGFSFPATIGDSRRLLGVGLRKKSVLGLKNIDVYAFGIYADCDDVKKLVGEKYSSLAASELRENKAFVDQLMEADIKMTIRLQIVYGKLNIRSVRNAFQESVGNRLKKFGGGLDNHELLQSFTSLFKDEYKIPRSSIIDLTQEPGHVLSVAIEGNHVGSVKSKLLCRSILDLYIGEDPFDKNAREDFLHNAASLALHK; this is encoded by the exons ATGGTTTCGTTTCGCTTCCCTTTCTCGTTTTCTCAGCCCTCACTCCCCAAACCACCGCGTGccacttcttcatcttccagaTTCTCTGTTTCTGCCGTCGCCGTGACACTCACCGTTGGCGCCGCAGCTGCCGGAGCTGCGGTAGCGGCGTCGCGGAATCCCAGGCATCCGATTCTGGATTGGGTCTTCTCCTCTCACCCTTCGTCTCTGTTACCATGGGGATCTATGACTCTAGCCGATTCTAGCTCCGAATCCATTGCTGAGCCTAAGACCGGTTTCTCGTTCCCGGCTACAATCGGAGATTCACGGAGATTACTCGGCGTGGGGCTGAGGAAGAAGAGCGTGCTTGGATTGAAGAACATTGATGTCTACGCTTTTG GCATATATGCTGACTGTGATGATGTGAAGAAACTTGTGGGTGAGAAATACTCGAGTCTTGCAGCTTCTGAGCTCAGGGAAAACAAGGCTTTCGTCGATCAACTCATGGAAGCCGACATTAAGATGACTATAAGGCTGCAGATTGTTTACGGCAAACTCAACATCCGTTCCGTTCGCAATGCTTTCCAAGAATCTGTTGGTAACAGACTCAAGAAATTTGGTGGTGGCCTAGACAACCATGAGTTGCTCCAAAG CTTTACTAGCCTCTTCAAAGATGAGTATAAAATTCCAAGAAGTTCCATTATTGATTTGACACAAGAACCAGGCCATGTTCTCAGCGTAGCAA ttgagGGAAACCATGTTGGGAGTGTGAAGAGCAAACTCTTGTGCAGGTCAATCTTAGACTTGTACATTGGTGAAGACCCGTTTGACAAGAATGCACGAGAAGATTTTCTACACAATGCGGCTTCCCTAGCCCTACACAAGTAG